The genomic segment GAAAATTTGTCATCGTCTGGTCTATGACCGAAATGATTTCTATACCCTGCTTGCCGATAAACTCGCCGTTCGCGATTACGTACATGCAAGAACGACACGCGTTAAAACGGCACCGTTAATAGGCATTTACCGCAACGCCGAAGATATAGACATAGCATCACTCCCTGAGCAATTTGTCTTAAAATGCAATCATGACAGCGGCAGTACGATAGTCTGTACTAATAAATCGACGTTCAATCACCACAAGGCACTCAATAAATTAAAATTAGCGCTTAAGAAAAACATGTATTACACCACCAGGGAATGGCAGTATAAAAATATTCCCCCTGTTATCTTGTGCGAACACTATATTGATATCGTTGCAGACAACGATAAGAACACCACACCGGAAATGTTAAGAATCCATTGTTTTCATGGCGAGGTCAGCTTTATTGAAGCGGATTTTACCGATGAAAACGGCAAAGGATTTGTGAATGTCTATGACCAGGACTGGCGCCTTCAGCCATTTCAGATGGAATACCCGAATACGCCGGATGCGATACCTGAGCCCGCCCTTTTTTATCAGGCCATTCTGGCGGCCCAGGCGCTGGCCAACGGCATCGACTATTGCCGCGTCGACCTTATGCTGACGAAGGACGACATCTATTTTAGCGAGATAACGCTCAGTCCCCGGCGCGGGAAACTGACGATAACGCCTGCTGAGTGGGATGCAACGCTCGGTAAACGGTGGCGTTTAGCACCAGTGATGGGCAGGCCCGCCTGAGCCTGCCCAGCCCGTTAAGAAACGGGCCACGTGAGCCTGAATATCGAATGATTCTGTTTCGTTAATTGATATGTCGCATCGCCACCATGTGCCAGCATGATGGCTTTTACGACCGATAACCCCAATCCGCAGCCATCCGGGTTGATGGCCTTCGCGCCGGTATCGCGCTGAAAGGGCTGAAACAGAAAGGGATGAAAGGCTTCAGGAATACCTGGCCCGGTATCCTGAATTAAGATGAAGTTTTGTTTATCCGTAATGCCATTTTTTATAAACAGCGTACGTGACGTCGAATAGTGCAAAGCATTATCGAAAAGTACGGTCAGACACTGGTTAATG from the Cronobacter condimenti 1330 genome contains:
- a CDS encoding ATP-grasp fold amidoligase family protein, with the translated sequence MHNMNYHLKRVEFFLRKCRTVFTSDVKFHSNRLWKATGYFPDLASPTTLNEKICHRLVYDRNDFYTLLADKLAVRDYVHARTTRVKTAPLIGIYRNAEDIDIASLPEQFVLKCNHDSGSTIVCTNKSTFNHHKALNKLKLALKKNMYYTTREWQYKNIPPVILCEHYIDIVADNDKNTTPEMLRIHCFHGEVSFIEADFTDENGKGFVNVYDQDWRLQPFQMEYPNTPDAIPEPALFYQAILAAQALANGIDYCRVDLMLTKDDIYFSEITLSPRRGKLTITPAEWDATLGKRWRLAPVMGRPA